A single genomic interval of Nonomuraea rubra harbors:
- a CDS encoding WD40 repeat domain-containing protein — MTEDDSTTLERTRVVRPARRNDPPLLLASEGARVVVAGTGAHRPTSRLPQVPAVPATVNDLGQCLVERAGLAPQHLTVLLDPATPANLGEVLERAAREATGVLMFHFVGHALFGPDNELHLATRATVDLGQGVPGYQALPYSMVRQILGSSRAEHVVVVLDCCFTSGNRPVPAKAMEQTFDSSWRGAYVLTSASKDENSWALPGVRHTALSGALLRLLNEGDPAGPAAFTLDHVHHHLARTMPAAGFPRPRRQAGELKELPPLAVNPAHQAAQRSGPPMSAPGDLNSPYRGLAAYGRDQARLFFGREEATRSLAARARQALRSAGPPVVIGSQAFEAGGPLVVTGPSGCGKTSLLHAGLIPALKEDLGRSVVLTPGALPVAALARELAALGGGDPERLRAVIESDPGAARRGLPARTLVVVDQFEELFTLCADELARRRFVEALVELSGSAAVVIAVRGDFFARCAAYPGLLETMRRPEIVAPMTPAELRRVIEEPATGSGLSLEAGLTELILEDVQALSGADDLLPLLSHALLATWQRRSGGVLTMAGYRSAGGVARAVALSGEETLRRLGAESEPVARGLLVPLVHVDPQAGALRRRVPVAELSSGSASVEGQVLAEFVRARLVTVTVADGGEQAELAHEALVRAWPRLGNWAETARAGLLVRRRLAEDAEMWQRDGQDTSYLYTDDRLATAQAAVAALPAASAPAAPAPRAGAPRDASGAITPVEREFLDASRRRQGRRSQIIRGAIATLGLLLLVATTGAIVALVQNSGSTRLAGEAGAQRDQALSRQVAAAATTSRDSSLASQLALAAYRLSATPEARGALLGSLSRPVGARMTGHTAPVERVAYRPDGRVAVTASGDTTARLWNVTDSLRPKSLGVVKGHTGGVLAVAFSKSGKVLATGSADGTARLWEVSDTAKPRALATLKGHKEQVGAVSFSPEGNLLATSSTDGTMRLWNVQDPAKPAQISVVTQNSDPTRAAFSPDGRLVALASTGGTISLLDVRTPAKPAVLATLTSAEGAVRSVTFAPNGRYLASSSATGKVQLWDIAATKLVGTASGHSGAVDDVVFSPDGAVLASASADATVRLWSVENPREPEGTATLAGFPDAVTGVAFSPNGQNLLTSAVDGVARLWNVTNTSRTSPFARLGLHTGQVNGVAIAKGGATLATASDDETVRLWNISDPAVATPESTLSGHTGQVQSVAFNPDGTRVVTASDDKTARIWDVSETTAPKLLGTLTSHTDGVRSAAFSPDGKMVVTTGRDGRTLLWNVATPSSPKQVATVGAADRRVTKAVFRPDGRALATGSGTGSVRLWDVSKPAEPRALATFAAGTGSVLDLRFSRDGKTLATASSDGTARLWDVAAPASAKKLADLPGHSAAVSAVAFSGDDRTLVTASQDMTVQVWNVVTPARPALWAVFAGRGASGDVELGPDGTVLAAASGSAAQLWGLNVEQASANVCEASGTSISRTEWARYLPGRPYAPPCAATSATPSAN, encoded by the coding sequence ATGACCGAGGACGATTCGACGACGCTCGAGAGGACCCGGGTCGTACGGCCTGCCCGCCGGAACGATCCACCTCTGCTGCTGGCGTCCGAGGGCGCCAGGGTGGTGGTGGCGGGCACCGGCGCGCACCGGCCCACGTCGCGGCTGCCCCAGGTGCCGGCCGTGCCCGCCACCGTCAACGACCTCGGCCAGTGCCTGGTCGAGCGGGCGGGCCTGGCCCCGCAGCACCTCACCGTGCTGCTCGACCCGGCGACCCCCGCCAACCTGGGCGAGGTGCTGGAGCGGGCGGCCCGCGAGGCCACGGGCGTGCTGATGTTCCACTTCGTGGGGCATGCCCTGTTCGGCCCGGACAACGAGCTGCACCTGGCGACGCGGGCGACGGTGGACCTGGGGCAGGGGGTGCCCGGTTACCAGGCGCTGCCGTACTCGATGGTGCGCCAGATCCTCGGGTCGTCGCGGGCGGAGCACGTCGTCGTGGTGCTCGACTGCTGCTTCACCAGTGGCAACCGGCCGGTGCCCGCCAAGGCCATGGAGCAGACGTTCGACTCCTCCTGGCGCGGCGCGTACGTGCTGACCTCGGCCAGCAAGGACGAGAACTCCTGGGCGCTGCCCGGCGTCCGGCACACGGCGCTCAGCGGAGCGCTGCTCAGGCTGCTGAACGAGGGCGACCCCGCGGGGCCCGCGGCGTTCACGCTGGACCACGTGCACCACCACCTGGCGCGGACGATGCCCGCCGCCGGGTTCCCGCGGCCCAGGCGGCAGGCGGGCGAGCTGAAGGAGCTGCCGCCGCTCGCGGTCAACCCGGCCCACCAGGCCGCCCAGCGCTCCGGCCCGCCGATGAGCGCGCCGGGCGACCTGAACAGCCCCTACCGGGGGCTGGCCGCGTACGGGCGGGACCAGGCCAGGCTGTTCTTCGGCCGCGAGGAGGCCACCAGGTCGCTGGCCGCGCGGGCCAGGCAGGCGCTCAGGTCGGCGGGGCCGCCGGTGGTCATCGGGTCGCAGGCGTTCGAGGCGGGCGGCCCGCTGGTCGTCACCGGGCCGTCGGGCTGCGGCAAGACGTCGCTGCTGCACGCGGGCCTGATCCCGGCGCTGAAGGAGGACCTCGGCAGGAGCGTCGTGCTGACTCCCGGCGCGCTGCCGGTGGCCGCGCTGGCGCGCGAGCTGGCGGCGCTGGGCGGCGGCGACCCCGAACGGCTGCGCGCGGTCATCGAGTCGGACCCCGGCGCGGCCCGGCGCGGGCTGCCGGCACGCACGCTCGTGGTGGTGGACCAGTTCGAGGAGCTGTTCACGCTGTGCGCCGACGAGCTGGCCAGGCGGCGCTTCGTGGAGGCGCTCGTCGAGCTGTCCGGCTCGGCCGCCGTGGTGATCGCCGTGCGCGGCGACTTCTTCGCCCGCTGCGCGGCCTATCCCGGCCTGCTGGAGACGATGCGGCGGCCCGAGATCGTCGCCCCCATGACCCCGGCCGAGCTGCGCCGCGTGATCGAGGAGCCGGCCACCGGCTCCGGGCTCTCGCTCGAAGCCGGGCTCACCGAGCTGATCCTGGAGGACGTCCAGGCACTGTCCGGCGCCGACGACCTGCTCCCCCTGCTGTCGCACGCGCTGCTGGCCACCTGGCAGCGGCGGTCGGGCGGGGTGCTCACGATGGCGGGATACCGCTCGGCGGGCGGCGTCGCGCGGGCGGTGGCGCTGAGCGGCGAGGAGACGCTGCGGCGGCTCGGCGCGGAGTCCGAGCCGGTCGCGCGCGGCCTGCTGGTGCCACTGGTGCACGTGGACCCGCAGGCCGGGGCCCTGCGGCGGCGCGTCCCCGTCGCCGAGCTGAGCTCCGGCTCCGCCTCCGTCGAGGGGCAGGTGCTGGCCGAGTTCGTACGGGCGCGGCTGGTCACGGTGACGGTCGCCGACGGCGGCGAGCAGGCGGAGCTGGCACACGAGGCGCTGGTCCGCGCCTGGCCCCGGCTCGGCAACTGGGCCGAGACCGCGCGGGCCGGGCTGCTCGTGCGGCGGCGGCTGGCCGAGGACGCCGAGATGTGGCAGCGGGACGGGCAGGACACCTCGTACCTGTACACCGACGACCGCCTCGCCACCGCCCAGGCCGCGGTGGCCGCGCTGCCCGCCGCGAGCGCCCCCGCCGCGCCGGCTCCCAGAGCCGGGGCGCCCAGGGACGCGAGCGGCGCGATCACCCCCGTCGAGCGGGAGTTCCTCGACGCGTCCCGCCGCCGGCAAGGCCGGCGCTCCCAGATCATCCGGGGCGCCATCGCCACCCTCGGCCTGCTCCTGCTCGTGGCCACCACCGGCGCCATCGTGGCGCTCGTCCAGAACAGCGGGTCCACCCGCCTGGCGGGCGAGGCGGGCGCCCAGCGCGACCAGGCCCTGTCCCGCCAGGTCGCCGCGGCCGCCACCACGAGCAGGGACAGCTCGCTCGCCTCGCAGCTCGCGCTGGCCGCCTACCGCCTCTCGGCCACCCCGGAGGCGCGGGGCGCGCTGCTCGGCTCGCTCTCCCGCCCGGTGGGCGCCCGGATGACCGGCCACACCGCCCCGGTCGAGCGGGTGGCCTACCGCCCCGACGGCCGCGTGGCCGTGACCGCCTCCGGCGACACCACCGCCCGGCTGTGGAACGTCACCGACTCCCTGCGGCCCAAGAGCCTGGGCGTCGTCAAGGGGCACACCGGAGGCGTGCTCGCGGTCGCGTTCAGCAAGAGCGGCAAGGTGCTCGCGACCGGCTCGGCCGACGGCACCGCCCGGCTGTGGGAGGTCTCCGACACCGCCAAGCCGCGCGCCCTGGCCACGCTCAAGGGCCACAAGGAGCAGGTCGGCGCGGTGTCGTTCAGCCCGGAGGGCAACCTGCTCGCCACCTCCTCCACCGACGGCACCATGCGGCTGTGGAACGTCCAGGACCCGGCCAAGCCCGCCCAGATCTCCGTGGTGACGCAGAACTCCGACCCCACCAGGGCGGCCTTCAGCCCGGACGGCCGCCTGGTGGCGCTCGCCTCCACGGGCGGCACGATCAGCCTGCTCGACGTGCGCACCCCCGCGAAGCCGGCCGTCCTGGCCACGCTCACCTCGGCGGAGGGCGCGGTCAGGAGCGTGACGTTCGCGCCGAACGGCCGCTACCTGGCCTCCTCCTCCGCCACCGGCAAGGTCCAGCTCTGGGACATCGCCGCGACCAAGCTGGTCGGCACGGCGAGCGGGCACTCCGGCGCGGTGGACGACGTGGTGTTCAGCCCTGACGGCGCCGTCCTGGCCAGCGCCTCCGCCGACGCCACGGTCCGCCTGTGGAGCGTGGAGAACCCGCGCGAGCCCGAGGGCACCGCCACCCTGGCCGGGTTCCCCGACGCCGTGACGGGCGTGGCGTTCAGCCCGAACGGCCAGAACCTCCTCACCTCCGCCGTCGACGGCGTGGCCCGGCTGTGGAACGTCACCAACACCTCCCGCACCTCCCCCTTCGCCCGGCTCGGCCTGCACACCGGCCAGGTCAACGGGGTCGCGATCGCCAAGGGCGGCGCCACGCTGGCCACCGCCTCCGACGACGAGACCGTCAGGCTCTGGAACATCTCGGACCCGGCGGTGGCCACGCCCGAGTCCACGCTGAGCGGGCACACCGGGCAGGTCCAGTCGGTCGCGTTCAACCCCGACGGCACCCGCGTGGTCACGGCCTCCGACGACAAGACGGCCAGGATCTGGGACGTCTCGGAGACGACGGCCCCGAAGCTGCTCGGCACGCTGACGAGTCACACGGACGGCGTGCGCTCGGCCGCGTTCAGCCCTGACGGCAAGATGGTGGTGACGACCGGGCGCGACGGCAGGACGCTGCTGTGGAACGTCGCCACCCCGTCCAGCCCCAAGCAGGTCGCCACGGTCGGCGCCGCCGACAGGCGGGTGACCAAGGCCGTGTTCCGGCCCGACGGCCGCGCGCTGGCGACCGGCTCCGGCACGGGGTCCGTCCGGCTGTGGGACGTCTCCAAGCCGGCCGAGCCGCGGGCCCTGGCCACGTTCGCCGCGGGCACCGGCAGCGTGCTCGACCTTCGGTTCAGCCGTGACGGCAAGACGCTGGCCACGGCGTCGAGCGACGGCACGGCCCGGCTGTGGGACGTCGCCGCGCCCGCCTCCGCGAAGAAGCTGGCCGACCTGCCCGGTCACTCCGCGGCCGTGTCGGCCGTCGCCTTCAGCGGCGACGACCGCACGCTCGTCACGGCCTCCCAGGACATGACCGTCCAGGTGTGGAACGTCGTCACGCCGGCCCGTCCGGCGCTCTGGGCGGTGTTCGCGGGCCGGGGCGCGTCGGGCGACGTGGAGCTGGGCCCCGACGGCACCGTGCTGGCCGCCGCGTCCGGCAGCGCCGCCCAGCTCTGGGGCCTGAACGTGGAGCAGGCGTCCGCGAACGTCTGCGAGGCGTCGGGCACCTCGATCAGCAGGACGGAGTGGGCCAGGTACCTGCCCGGCCGCCCCTACGCGCCGCCCTGCGCCGCCACCTCCGCGACACCGTCCGCCAACTGA
- a CDS encoding peptidase C39 family protein produces the protein MPALSVVLSAMLLLTSMTDTTAGTKPAAPVVPDVVYQRADFSSGTPEGTTAGDGLAFGQAAGTMTYTDALGTKTWEYARWTGPERDIGFGATELIASWTADVPQGSWIQVEARGRNVEGLTKWYSLGRWSYAEGDILRTSVPGQGDADASVAVDTLVAAAGKPLRGYQLRLTLYRSPGSAVTPRVRTSGVMSSNVPERKTVPVSPGGGAWGTELAVPRRSQNVHLGHYPEWNGGGEAWCSPTSTTMVLGYWDRWPSEQDTSWVDPADPDPEVDYAARHTFDHAYDGTGNWPFNTAYAGRYGMDGFVTRLRSLTELELLIKAGVPVITSQSFKKGELPGAGYGTDGHLMAVVGFTATGDVIANDPASSGNAAVRRVYPRADFEQVWLRSASSGGVAYVIHPPQHPLPPTTPGLPANW, from the coding sequence ATGCCTGCGCTGTCCGTGGTCCTGTCCGCCATGCTCCTGCTCACGTCCATGACCGACACCACCGCGGGGACGAAACCGGCGGCCCCGGTCGTCCCCGACGTCGTCTACCAGCGGGCCGACTTCTCCTCCGGCACCCCCGAGGGCACCACGGCCGGCGACGGGCTGGCGTTCGGCCAGGCCGCGGGGACGATGACCTACACCGACGCGCTCGGCACCAAGACCTGGGAGTACGCCCGCTGGACCGGCCCCGAGCGGGACATCGGGTTCGGCGCCACCGAGCTGATCGCGTCCTGGACGGCGGACGTGCCGCAGGGCAGCTGGATCCAGGTCGAGGCCCGCGGCAGGAACGTGGAGGGCCTGACCAAGTGGTACTCGCTGGGCCGCTGGTCCTACGCCGAGGGCGACATCCTGCGCACCTCCGTGCCGGGCCAGGGCGACGCGGACGCGTCGGTGGCCGTGGACACGCTGGTCGCCGCGGCGGGCAAGCCCCTGCGCGGTTACCAGCTCCGCCTGACCCTCTACCGCAGCCCCGGCTCCGCGGTGACGCCGCGCGTGCGTACGTCCGGCGTGATGAGCTCGAACGTGCCCGAGCGCAAGACCGTGCCGGTCAGCCCCGGCGGCGGCGCGTGGGGCACGGAGCTGGCCGTGCCGCGCCGCTCCCAGAACGTGCACCTGGGCCACTACCCCGAGTGGAACGGCGGCGGCGAGGCCTGGTGCAGCCCCACCTCGACGACCATGGTGCTGGGTTACTGGGACAGGTGGCCGAGCGAGCAGGACACCTCCTGGGTGGACCCCGCCGACCCGGACCCGGAGGTCGACTACGCCGCCCGCCACACCTTCGACCACGCCTACGACGGCACCGGCAACTGGCCGTTCAACACGGCCTACGCGGGGCGGTACGGCATGGACGGGTTCGTCACCCGGCTGCGCTCACTGACCGAGCTGGAGCTGCTGATCAAGGCGGGCGTGCCGGTCATCACCTCGCAGTCGTTCAAGAAGGGCGAGCTGCCCGGCGCCGGGTACGGCACGGACGGCCACCTGATGGCCGTCGTCGGCTTCACCGCGACAGGCGACGTGATCGCCAACGACCCGGCCTCGTCCGGCAACGCGGCGGTGCGGCGCGTCTATCCGCGCGCCGACTTCGAGCAGGTGTGGCTGCGCAGCGCCAGCAGCGGCGGCGTGGCGTACGTCATCCACCCGCCGCAGCATCCGCTGCCTCCGACGACGCCGGGGCTGCCCGCGAACTGGTGA
- a CDS encoding glycoside hydrolase family 43 protein — MKIWEGDPMIRNPVLPGFHPDPSILRVGADYYLATSTFEWYPGVLVHHSRDLVNWRPLGGILTERRLLDLSGVPDSGGVWAPDLTYANGLFHLVYSVMDTYAHGYKDVANYLVTAPAVEGPWSDPVRLPGRGFDAALFHDDDGTAYLLNMVFDSRPGRGFSGIELQPLNGGTPRLILENRSITEGPHIYRVDGWYYLMVAEGGTGYEHCVSVLRSRSLEGPYEADPAGPMLTSRHDPGLELQKAGHGCLVRTQGGEWYLAHLAARPYSPRGRCVLGRESAIQRVEWQDGWPRVAGGVPAVEVPAPDLEPHPWPAEDGGWSTLRRPASPDWVRFEGGRVTVSGGQSPYGRRAPSLVARRVTAQRCRFGTGVTFEPGSVHQSAGITAYYNSRNWYHLALTTDGVVLTGSDRGARTVHFTAAGTASRLELELDGPILRFSYDGHAIPVELDATILSDEHADEIIDGQIRSFGFTGAFVGLWVQDLAGEGCEAVFEDPAYQLADGVAEVAAQGGA; from the coding sequence ATGAAGATCTGGGAGGGAGATCCGATGATCCGCAACCCCGTCCTGCCCGGCTTCCACCCGGACCCGTCCATCCTCCGCGTCGGAGCCGACTACTACCTGGCCACCTCGACGTTCGAGTGGTACCCGGGCGTGCTCGTGCACCACTCGCGCGACCTGGTCAACTGGCGTCCCCTGGGCGGCATCCTGACCGAGCGCCGGCTGCTCGACCTGTCCGGCGTGCCCGACTCGGGCGGCGTGTGGGCGCCCGACCTGACGTACGCCAACGGGCTGTTCCACCTGGTCTACAGCGTGATGGACACCTACGCGCACGGCTACAAGGACGTCGCCAACTACCTCGTCACCGCGCCCGCCGTCGAGGGCCCCTGGTCGGACCCGGTGCGGCTGCCGGGGCGCGGGTTCGACGCGGCGCTCTTCCACGACGACGACGGCACGGCGTACCTCCTCAACATGGTCTTCGACTCCCGCCCCGGGCGCGGCTTCTCCGGCATCGAGCTGCAACCGCTGAACGGCGGCACGCCGAGGCTCATCCTGGAGAACCGGAGCATCACCGAGGGGCCGCACATCTACCGGGTGGACGGCTGGTACTACCTGATGGTCGCCGAGGGCGGCACCGGTTACGAGCACTGCGTGAGCGTGCTGCGCTCGCGCTCGCTGGAGGGCCCGTACGAGGCCGACCCGGCGGGGCCGATGCTCACCTCGCGCCACGATCCCGGCCTGGAGCTGCAGAAGGCCGGGCACGGCTGCCTGGTGCGGACGCAGGGCGGCGAGTGGTACCTGGCGCACCTGGCCGCCCGGCCGTACTCGCCGCGCGGGCGGTGCGTGCTGGGCAGGGAGAGCGCGATCCAGCGGGTCGAGTGGCAGGACGGCTGGCCGCGGGTGGCCGGGGGAGTGCCCGCCGTCGAGGTGCCCGCTCCCGATCTCGAACCGCACCCCTGGCCCGCCGAAGACGGCGGATGGAGCACGCTGCGCCGGCCGGCCTCGCCCGACTGGGTGCGGTTCGAGGGCGGCCGGGTGACGGTCAGCGGCGGGCAGTCCCCGTACGGGCGGCGCGCCCCCAGCCTGGTCGCGCGCCGGGTGACGGCCCAGCGGTGCCGCTTCGGGACGGGCGTGACGTTCGAGCCCGGCAGCGTGCACCAGTCGGCCGGGATCACCGCGTACTACAACTCCCGCAACTGGTACCACCTCGCGCTGACCACCGACGGCGTCGTCCTGACCGGCAGCGACCGGGGCGCCCGCACCGTGCACTTCACCGCCGCCGGCACCGCGAGCCGCCTGGAGCTGGAGCTCGACGGGCCGATCCTGCGCTTCTCCTACGATGGCCACGCCATCCCGGTCGAGCTGGACGCCACGATCCTGTCGGATGAGCACGCCGACGAGATCATCGACGGGCAGATCCGCTCGTTCGGCTTCACCGGCGCGTTCGTCGGCCTGTGGGTGCAGGACCTGGCGGGCGAGGGCTGCGAGGCCGTGTTCGAGGACCCGGCCTATCAGTTGGCGGACGGTGTCGCGGAGGTGGCGGCGCAGGGCGGCGCGTAG
- a CDS encoding LysR family transcriptional regulator, with product MSDAPDLDLRLVRYFTAVAEHRHFGRAAEALHITQPSLSRQIRSLERQLGARLLDRTPRGTRLTEAGEVFLPRATALLRSAARAAAQTRAAARPSRFTVGYTFGLIVTPAVRELRRLHPDADVRTLHVPWNEPRAALLDHRIDAAVTRLPLVTDGLDVTVLHAEPRVLMVALDHRLAGRESVTLDDIADEPLPRLAEPDPAWEAFWRIDPRPDGSPAPDGPVIESVEDKFELIATGEAVAIGASPHLARFRPDITAIPLRGVEPSHVVLATRAGDRNRLVAAFRAALTSSRAAPASSEAADAAAGG from the coding sequence ATGTCGGACGCCCCGGACCTCGACCTGCGGCTGGTGCGTTACTTCACGGCCGTCGCCGAGCACCGGCACTTCGGCCGCGCCGCCGAGGCCCTGCACATCACCCAGCCGTCCCTGAGCCGGCAGATCCGCAGCCTGGAGCGGCAGCTGGGCGCCCGCCTGCTCGACCGCACCCCGCGCGGCACCCGGCTCACGGAGGCGGGCGAGGTTTTCCTGCCCCGCGCGACGGCGCTGCTCCGCTCGGCCGCGCGGGCGGCCGCGCAGACCCGCGCCGCCGCCCGGCCCAGCCGGTTCACGGTCGGCTACACGTTCGGGCTGATCGTCACGCCCGCCGTCCGCGAGCTGCGCCGCCTGCACCCGGACGCCGACGTCCGCACCCTGCACGTGCCCTGGAACGAGCCGCGCGCCGCCCTGCTCGACCACCGGATCGACGCCGCCGTGACCCGGCTGCCCCTCGTCACCGACGGCCTCGACGTGACCGTCCTGCACGCCGAGCCCCGCGTGCTGATGGTCGCGCTCGACCACCGCCTGGCCGGCAGGGAGTCGGTCACGCTCGACGACATCGCCGACGAGCCGCTGCCCCGGCTGGCCGAGCCCGACCCGGCCTGGGAGGCGTTCTGGCGCATCGACCCCAGGCCCGACGGCAGCCCGGCCCCCGACGGCCCGGTCATCGAGTCCGTCGAGGACAAGTTCGAGCTGATCGCCACCGGCGAGGCCGTGGCCATCGGGGCCTCGCCGCACCTGGCCCGCTTCCGCCCCGACATCACCGCCATCCCGCTGCGCGGCGTGGAGCCGAGCCACGTGGTGCTGGCGACCCGCGCGGGCGACCGCAACCGGCTCGTGGCGGCCTTCAGAGCGGCGCTCACCAGTTCGCGGGCAGCCCCGGCGTCGTCGGAGGCAGCGGATGCTGCGGCGGGTGGATGA
- a CDS encoding SDR family oxidoreductase, whose amino-acid sequence MRVFVTGATGFVGSAVVRELIGAGHQVTGLARSDEGAAALEAAGAVPHRGALDDAGSLRSGAAGADGVIHLAFVHDFGNFEAANETDRRAIAALGEELAGSGRPFVVTSGTGLLPPGRVGTEEDEPGTHSPRGAAEAVALSFVPRGVRVSVLRLPLVHGEGDHGFLAVAIGIAREKGVAAYPGDGSNRWSSAHVLDVARLYRLALEQAPAGARLHAVAEEGVNVRDLAGVMGRRLGLPVQSIPVAEAGGHFGWLSAYLTLDLPASGELTRKLLDWRPERPGLLADLDAGHYFSQ is encoded by the coding sequence ATGCGTGTTTTCGTCACCGGTGCCACCGGTTTCGTGGGGTCCGCCGTCGTCCGCGAGCTGATCGGGGCCGGGCATCAGGTCACCGGCCTGGCCCGCAGCGACGAGGGGGCGGCCGCGCTGGAGGCCGCGGGGGCCGTGCCGCACCGCGGCGCCCTCGACGACGCCGGCAGCCTGCGCAGCGGCGCGGCAGGCGCCGACGGCGTCATCCACCTGGCGTTCGTCCACGACTTCGGGAACTTCGAGGCCGCCAACGAGACGGACCGGCGGGCCATCGCAGCACTCGGCGAGGAGCTCGCGGGATCCGGGCGGCCGTTCGTCGTCACGTCGGGGACCGGCCTGCTGCCGCCCGGCCGCGTCGGGACGGAGGAGGACGAGCCGGGCACGCACTCGCCGCGGGGCGCCGCCGAGGCGGTTGCGCTGTCGTTCGTGCCGCGCGGGGTGCGGGTGTCGGTGCTGCGGCTGCCGCTGGTGCACGGCGAGGGCGACCACGGGTTCCTCGCGGTCGCGATCGGCATCGCCAGGGAGAAGGGCGTGGCCGCGTACCCGGGCGACGGCTCCAACCGCTGGTCGAGCGCGCACGTGCTGGACGTGGCCCGGCTCTACCGCCTGGCGCTGGAGCAGGCGCCCGCCGGCGCGCGGCTGCACGCCGTCGCCGAGGAGGGGGTGAACGTGCGCGACCTCGCCGGGGTGATGGGGCGGCGGCTCGGGCTGCCGGTGCAGTCGATCCCGGTGGCGGAGGCGGGCGGGCACTTCGGCTGGCTGAGCGCCTACCTCACGCTGGACCTCCCCGCCTCCGGCGAGCTGACCAGGAAGCTGCTCGACTGGCGTCCCGAACGGCCCGGCCTCCTCGCCGACCTCGACGCGGGCCACTACTTCAGCCAGTGA